The DNA segment cctctgttttttttttataaccctgacaacacaagttgtcgtaaTTTTGTCAAAATTCAACCATCTAGTAATATTACAACCCAATGTAATAACAATGTGTATAGTTTTCGCCGAAAGTATCAAAACATGATTAATATCTAGTCGAAGCGGGTCGAGAGCTCGGTCGCGTATAACTATAATTTTCATAATAACGAAATAGATAAAAAATATTCGCGTCGTTTAAACTTCATTACCGGGTCTTTGAGTTGACTGTCGTTGACCGGCGTTGGCCCGCTGTTGACCCGAACCCGGACTCAGTTGACTGTTTGACCACGTTTGACCGGACCCCAAAAGGTATCAAACCCCTAAAGTCTATCTCGTAGCCTTGGATCTGTCCACACCCACACCCGCGTTTAACTGTTGACCCGAACTGGACCTACCTAAGCACTACCACTGCCATTGTTGCCGTCGGTCACCAATAACATCATCCATCATCTTAAATCATCGTCATTGCAAAAAGAAAGAAAACAGAGGATGAAGTCTTTAATGAAACTCATCTACCGATTGgagaaataagaaaaaaaaataggtGTTTGAGGCTTACCCGGAACAATACTGCTGTTAACGAACGTGCGTCGGCTCCTCCTCTGTCTAACTGCttatctctctctttctcttgaCTTCCGCCGCCGTGTGCCGTCGCCAAGGCAGTGGCTGGCCCTTCATTTGGCGATGCAACAGGTGGGGGTGGGTGTGATGGATGTTTAACGAGGCGAACTAAAGGTGGGGTGTGTAGTTGTTTGACGGAGAAGCCGGCGTCTGATCGCCGGTCTGAATCGTGGCCGGAGGTCACTCCGGTGACCTGCTGTGACGAGATAGACAGGAACTCACTGAGTGTTGGGGTTGACCTGCCAGCAAAAACGGTCGCGCCGGTGGCTGGCCGGAGCTTCTCCGGCCGCCGGAAATGCAGGAGAGAAGACAGAGCTTCTGTGGTGTTGTGTGCGCATATGTGAAAAGAGAATGAAGGGTTAGGATTTATTTTACTATAATATGTATGTTGATCGTGATGTATGTGTTTCTAAAGTGCCAGACTGTACAACACCATTTTTAAGGAAATAAAAGAATAGTAAAAAAAATGATGGGTAATAGTATGGCAATTGGGTATAGTTTCCGCTCTATAGAACTGGATTTGAAGACATGTAGGGGTAGGTTAGGGAATTGTTTAATAAAAGTCACTGAAGTCATGATTTTGTAGTTCACTTTGCCATGCCTTTgcattataataataataataataat comes from the Helianthus annuus cultivar XRQ/B chromosome 4, HanXRQr2.0-SUNRISE, whole genome shotgun sequence genome and includes:
- the LOC110934119 gene encoding uncharacterized protein LOC110934119; protein product: MVFKINPNPSFSFHICAHNTTEALSSLLHFRRPEKLRPATGATVFAGRSTPTLSEFLSISSQQVTGVTSGHDSDRRSDAGFSVKQLHTPPLVRLVKHPSHPPPPVASPNEGPATALATAHGGGSQEKERDKQLDRGGADARSLTAVLFRMMDDVIGDRRQQWQW